Proteins encoded in a region of the Candidatus Nitrosomarinus catalina genome:
- a CDS encoding aspartate dehydrogenase translates to MKKIGLLGCGVMGTQIALAIDSGKIPGILTHVYDDSKEASSELVSKLNNKPEIVENSHLLSSHSVNIVVEAASQNAVRDDGLSILQNKRDFMIMSVGALLDESIYDILYDACDHFKKTIYLPSGAIAGLDGLKSIKGELESVSITTTKHPRSLKGAQFFETSEINLDSIDSSTVIFEGNARDAVSLFPANVNVAALVSLSGIGSDKTSVKIIADPDTDKNTHHIEAVGKSGKMIFTIENTPDPENPKTSRLAILSAIETLRQYCSDDIQIGT, encoded by the coding sequence ATGAAAAAAATTGGTTTGTTGGGATGTGGCGTTATGGGTACTCAAATTGCACTAGCTATTGATTCTGGTAAAATTCCTGGAATTTTAACACATGTTTATGATGATTCTAAAGAAGCATCCTCTGAACTTGTTTCAAAATTAAACAATAAACCTGAAATTGTTGAAAACTCTCATTTACTTTCATCACATTCTGTCAATATTGTAGTTGAAGCAGCTTCTCAAAATGCGGTAAGAGATGATGGATTGAGTATTTTACAAAATAAACGTGATTTTATGATAATGAGTGTTGGTGCATTATTGGATGAATCTATTTATGATATTTTGTACGATGCATGTGATCATTTCAAAAAAACAATTTATCTTCCATCTGGAGCAATTGCAGGATTGGATGGATTAAAATCCATTAAAGGTGAATTAGAATCTGTATCCATTACAACAACAAAACACCCTCGTTCATTAAAGGGAGCACAATTTTTTGAAACTTCTGAAATTAATTTAGATTCTATAGATTCTTCAACTGTTATTTTTGAAGGAAATGCACGTGATGCAGTTTCATTATTTCCTGCAAACGTCAATGTGGCAGCACTTGTCTCTTTATCTGGAATTGGTAGCGATAAGACCTCTGTCAAAATTATTGCTGACCCTGATACTGATAAGAATACTCATCATATTGAGGCAGTAGGTAAATCTGGTAAAATGATCTTTACTATTGAAAATACTCCTGACCCCGAAAACCCAAAAACTAGTAGACTGGCTATTTTATCTGCTATCGAAACTTTGAGACAATATTGTTCAGATGATATTCAAATTGGTACATAA